In Xenopus laevis strain J_2021 chromosome 2S, Xenopus_laevis_v10.1, whole genome shotgun sequence, a genomic segment contains:
- the tomm6.S gene encoding mitochondrial import receptor subunit TOM6 homolog, producing the protein MEAKVPGSSATVMAAGGAEKGQVAPSGPGSRGWVKGAYRFITDRNDFRRNLLVNLGLFAAGVWVARNLTDFDLMAPQPGL; encoded by the exons ATGGAAGCTAAGGTACCCGGAAGTAGTGCAACCGTAATGGCGGCTGGCGGAGCAGAAAAGGGACAGGTGGCTCCTTCTGGACCTGGATCTCGGGGCTGGGTAAAGGGCGCCTACCGTTTCATCACAGACCGTAATGATTTTCGCAG AAACCTTCTTGTCAATCTGGGTCTTTTTGCCGCAGGCGTGTGGGTTGCCAGAAATCTGACTGACTTTGATTTGATGGCTCCGCAACCAGGGCTGTGA
- the usp49.S gene encoding ubiquitin carboxyl-terminal hydrolase 49, which translates to MDRCKHVGRLRLAQDHSILNPQKWHCVDCDTRESVWACLKCSHVACGRYIEEHSLRHFQESSHPLVMEVHELYVFCYLCQDYVLNDNPEGDLKLLRSALSAVRTQKQEASSRRSLRSQVTAREGAGCHKTSQGQPLMLTALWHRRQALLAKALRLWFERSSRGQLKLEEKRQRVELERRKEEARLRRQEVKRRLLEELANTPPRKSARLLSHAYTDSLIPQKFRDITASSSASQREARRRFNQLYSIRPTVTPGVTGLRNLGNTCYMNSILQVLSHLQKFRECFLTLDPNEKEELLARTGTNGNRRVGDAGGGLPVGGIGLNGGSSITKSMELIQPKEPSTKQLSLCHELHTLFRVMWSGKWALVSPFAMLHSVWSLIPAFRGYDQQDAQEFLCELLDKVQQELESEGSKRRILIPISQRKLTKQVLKVVNTIFHGQLLSQVTCLKCSYKSDTVEPFWDLSLEFPERYHSQEKGIAPVTTTECTLTEMLAKFTETEALEGRIYACDQCNSKRRKSSPKPLVLSEAKKQLMIFRLPQVLRLHLKRFRWSGRNHREKIGVHVFFDQVLNMEPYCRNVLPPSNPEAYLYDLSAVVMHHGKGFGSGHYTAYCYNTEGGFWVHCNDSKLNMCSVEEVCRTQAYILFYTQRSNTQSSVHGNNTQTNAGIPELNIPPQAPSSPHERSRRITVP; encoded by the exons ATGGATCGATGCAAGCATGTTGGACGTCTGCGCCTTGCACAGGATCATTCTATTCTAAACCCGCAAAAGTGGCATTGTGTAGATTGTGACACAAGAGAGTCTGTGTGGGCCTGCCTTAAATGCTCTCATGTGGCCTGTGGCCGATACATTGAAGAACATTCTCTTCGTCACTTTCAGGAGAGCAGCCATCCTCTTGTGATGGAAGTTCATGAACTATATGTTTTCTGCTACCTGTGCCAGGATTATGTCTTAAATGATAACCCAGAAGGTGATTTGAAGCTACTAAGAAGTGCACTTTCTGCTGTACGGACTCAGAAGCAGGAAGCATCCAGTCGAAGGAGCTTAAGGTCTCAAGTGACTGCCAGAGAGGGGGCTGGATGTCACAAGACATCACAAGGGCAACCACTGATGCTCACTGCCTTGTGGCACAGGCGCCAGGCTCTACTAGCCAAGGCTCTGAGACTGTGGTTTGAGAGAAGTTCAAGAGGACAGTTAAAGCTTGAAGAAAAAAGGCAACGAGTTGAGCTAGAAAGAAGGAAAGAGGAGGCAAGGCTTAGGCGTCAGGAAGTAAAAAGGCGCCTTTTGGAAGAACTTGCAAACACTCCTCCAAGAAAAAGTGCTCGTCTTTTGTCACACGCATACACAGACAGCCTAATTCCCCAGAAATTCAGGGATATAACAGCTAGCAGCTCAGCGTCACAACGGGAAGCCCGAAGGCGCTTCAACCAGCTTTATTCAATCAGGCCCACTGTGACCCCAGGCGTGACAGGTCTGCGCAACCTTGGTAACACCTGCTATATGAACTCTATCTTGCAAGTGTTAAGCCACTTACAGAAGTTCAGAGAGTGTTTTCTTACTCTTGACCCTAATGAAAAGGAAGAACTTTTGGCCAGAACAGGAACCAATGGCAATCGCCGTGTAGGAGATGCTGGTGGAGGCCTTCCAGTTGGTGGAATCGGGCTAAATGGGGGGTCATCTATTACTAAAAGCATGGAGCTGATCCAACCCAAAGAACCTAGCACTAAACAGCTTTCCTTATGCCATGAACTGCACACCTTATTTCGAGTGATGTGGTCAGGAAAGTGGGCGCTGGTTTCGCCCTTTGCAATGCTACACTCTGTGTGGAGCTTAATACCAGCATTCCGTGGCTATGATCAACAGGATGCTCAGGAGTTTCTATGTGAGCTTTTAGACAAAGTGCAGCAGGAACTTGAATCTGAGGGCAGCAAACGTAGGATCCTCATACCCATTTCCCAGAGAAAGCTCACCAAACAGGTGTTGAAAGTGGTGAATACAATATTTCATGGGCAGCTCCTTAGCCAG GTCACCTGCTTGAAATGCAGCTATAAGTCTGACACAGTGGAGCCTTTTTGGGATTTGTCCCTGGAGTTCCCTGAGCGCTACCACTCTCAGGAAAAGGGAATTGCTCCAGTCACCACTACTGAGTGTACACTTACTGAAATGCTAGCCAAGTTTACAGAGACTGAAGCTCTAGAAGGAAGAATATATGCGTGTGATCAGTGTAACA GCAAGAGGAGGAAGTCCTCTCCAAAGCCATTGGTGCTGAGTGAGGCAAAGAAACAACTTATGATTTTCAGGCTACCTCAAGTATTGCGGCTGCATCTCAAACGATTCAG gtGGTCTGGACGAAATCATCGTGAAAAGATTGGCGTCCATGTATTTTTTGATCAAGTTTTAAACATGGAGCCATACTGTAGAAATGTGCTGCCACCATCTAACCCAGAGGCATACCTTTATGACCTCTCTGCAGTAGTGATGCACCATGGGAAAGGCTTTGGCTCTGGACACTACACAGCCTACTGTTACAATACCGAGGGGG GTTTCTGGGTTCACTGCAATGATTCCAAACTTAATATGTGTTCAGTGGAGGAAGTATGCAGGACACAGGCCTATATCTTGTTTTACACTCAGAGGAGTAACACGCAAAGCAGTGTGCATGGCAACAATACACAAACCAATGCAGGGATTCCTGAACTCAACATTCCACCTCAGGCTCCGTCCAGTCCCCATGAGCGCAGTCGGAGGATTACAGTCCCTTGA